A genome region from Indicator indicator isolate 239-I01 chromosome 24, UM_Iind_1.1, whole genome shotgun sequence includes the following:
- the ROMO1 gene encoding reactive oxygen species modulator 1, translated as MPVTVGPYGQSQPSCFDRVKMGFMMGFAVGMAAGALFGTFSCLRIGMRGRELMGGVGKTMMQSGGTFGTFMAIGMGIRC; from the exons aTGCCTGTGACAGTGGGCCCCTACGGGCAATCGCAGCCCAGCTGCTTCGACAGAGTCAAGATGGGTTTCATGATGGGCTTTGCAGTGGGCatggcagcaggagcactgTTTGGCACTTTTTCCTGCCTCAG gatTGGCATGAGAGGACGAGAGCTGATGGGTGGAGTTGGCAAAACGATGATGCAAAGTGGAGGGACATTTGGGACATTCATGGCTATTGGTATGGGAATCCGCTGCTAA
- the NFS1 gene encoding cysteine desulfurase, giving the protein MDVQATTPLDPRVLDSMLPYLMAYYGNPHSRTHAYGWESEAAMEKARRQVADLIGADSREIIFTSGATESNNMAIKGVARFYKSRKKHIITTQTEHKCVLDSCRSLESEGFQVTYLPVKKNGLIDLKELEAAFRPDTSLVSVMTVNNEIGVKQPVGDIGEICRAHKVFFHTDAAQAIGKIPMDVNDMKIDLMSISGHKIYGPKGVGAIYVRRRPRVRLEPLQSGGGQERGLRSGTVPTPLAVGLGAACEVAQQEMEYDHKRISQLAERLVTNIMSEVPDVVMNGDREHRYPGCINLSFAYVEGESLLMALKDVALSSGSACTSASLEPSYVLRAIGTDEDLAHSSIRFGIGRFTTEEEVDYTVRKCIQHVKRLREMSPLWEMVQDGIDLKSIKWTQH; this is encoded by the exons ATGGACGTCCAGGCCACCACCCCTCTG GATCCCAGGGTGCTGGACAGCATGCTGCCATACCTGATGGCCTACTATGGCAATCCCCACTCCAGGACCCATGCCTATGGCTGGGAGAGCGAGGCTGCCATGGAGAAGGCAAGGCGG caAGTTGCAGATTTAATAGGAGCTGATTCAAGGGAAATTATCTTTACCAGTGGTGCAACAGAATCAAATAATATGGCAATTAAG GGTGTTGCAAGGTTCTATAAGTCCAGGAAAAAGCATATCATCACCACGCAGACAGAGCACAAGTGTGTGTTGGATTCTTGCCGCTCCTTGGAGTCAGAAGGTTTTCAGGTCACGTATCtgcctgttaaaaaaaatgggCTCATAGACTTGAAG GAGTTGGAGGCTGCGTTCCGGCCAGATACGAGTTTGGTTTCTGTAATGACTGTGAATAATGAAATAGGAGTAAAGCAGCCAGTTGGTGACATTG GTGAGATCTGCCGTGCACACAAGGTTTTCTTCCACACAGACGCTGCACAAGCAATTGGTAAAATTCCTATGGATGTCAACGACATGAAAATAGATCTAATGAGCATCAGTGGCCACAAAATTTATGGTCCCAAAG GGGTTGGTGCCATCTACGTTCGCCGCCGGCCACGTGTAAGGCTGGAGCCCCTGCAAAGTGGGGGAGGCCAGGAGAGAGGGCTGCGGTCAGGGACTGTGCCCACTCCTTTAGCAGTGGGCCTGGGGGCAGCATGTGAAGTGGCACAGCAAGAGATGGAG TATGACCATAAGCGAATCTCCCAGCTGGCAGAACGACTGGTTACAAACATAATGAGTGAGGTTCCTGATGTGGTTATGAATGGAGATAGAGAGCATCGCTACCCAG GATGCATCAACTTATCTTTTGCATATGTGGAAGGGGAAAGCCTTCTGATGGCTCTGAAAGACGTGGCTCTGTCTTCAGGAAG tgcctgcacatcagcttctctggagccttcctaTGTTTTGCGAGCAATTGGGACGGATGAAGACTTGGCTCACTCGTCTATAAG ATTTGGCATTGGCCGTTTCACCACAGAAGAAGAAGTGGATTATACAGTGCGGAAGTGCATACAGCATGTCAAGAGGCTGCGGGAGATGAG CCCCCTCTGGGAAATGGTGCAGGATGGAATTGATCTCAAAAGCATTAAATGGACTCAGCACTGA